A single window of Nicotiana sylvestris chromosome 3, ASM39365v2, whole genome shotgun sequence DNA harbors:
- the LOC104225988 gene encoding uncharacterized protein — protein sequence MLGGNPSFKEMLKFVYGVWNLVTTPTVLLHDDGYFIFRFESMEDKNLILQNGPYTFNNRPMVLKDWDPDFQIQNEFMRIAPIWVNLLELPIQCWAEENLGRIASLLGKSTCTDKLTAQCERVSYARVLIEMDITQPLPDEVLIEKPYGSSWMQRVDFEWKSKL from the coding sequence ATGCTAGGGGGAAATCCGTCGTTCAAGGAGATGCTCAAATTTGTCTATGGAGTATGGAATTTAGTGACGACACCAACGGTACTTCTTCATGACGATGgatattttatttttcgatttgaATCTATGGAGGACAAAAACTTAATTCTGCAAAATGGACCTTACACCTTCAACAATAGACCTATGGTCTTGAAGGATTGGGATCCAGATTTCCAAATTCAGAATGAATTTATGAGAATAGCTCCTATATGGGTTAACCTACTAGAGCTGCCTATCCAGTGTTGGGCTGAGGAAAACTTAGGTAGGATTGCTAGTCTGCTAGGCAAATCTACTTGCACTGATAAACTTACTGCACAGTGTGAAAGAGTTTCATATGCTAGAGTACTCATTGAAATGGATATCACACAACCACTACCAGATGAAGTACTCATTGAAAAGCCATATGGAAGTAGCTGGATGCAGAGAGTGGATTTTGAATGGAAATCAAAACTTTGA
- the LOC138887077 gene encoding uncharacterized protein: MDASDQIIHCLVKDKNSSFTSYITFIYGLHTVQHRIPLWRSLRNIQSNGPWLIIGDFNSVLHMDDKMNRVSVHQTEIADFQYSIDDIGVGQITKRGCKFSWSNKRDADDKIYSHIDWVLVNANWFQQYNVVEALYMFSCCSDHSPIMINTDVAKLKVKKPFRLLSIMMQLQEYKEVVQATWSQQIQGHTMYSIWKKLKLIELQTRVLQHEHSSVDQKLVQLRDTLKEVQGSLMKTTSTIY, encoded by the coding sequence ATGGATGCCTCAGATCAGATAATACACTGCCTAGTCAAGGATAAGAATTCATCATTTACCAGCTACATAACATTTATATATGGACTACATACAGTTCAGCACAGAATCCCACTCTGGAGaagcttgagaaatattcaaagtAATGGACCTTGGCTTATAATAGGTGATTTTAATAGTGTGCTACATATGGATGACAAAATGAATAGAGTCTCAGTTCACCAAACAGAGATAGCTGACTTTCAATATTCTATTGATGATATTGGGGTGGGGCAAATCACAAAAAGAGGCTGCAAATTCTCATGGAGCAATAAGAGGGATGCAGATGACAAAATTTATAGTCATATAGATTGGGTTCTTGTAAATGCTAATTGGTTCCAACAATATAATGTTGTGGAGGCTCTCTACATGTTTTCATGTTGCTCAGATCACTCGCCTATAATGATAAATACTGATGTTGCTAAGTTGAAAGTGAAAAAGCCTTTTAGATTACTATCTATAATGATGCAATTGCAAGAGTATAAAGAGGTAGTACAGGCTACCTGGAGCCAACAGATTCAAGGTCACACAATGTATTCAATATGGAAGAAGTTGAAGTTAATAGAGTTACAAACCAGGGTCCTTCAACATGAGCACTCCTCAGTTGATCAAAAACTAGTTCAATTGAGAGATACTTTGAAGGAGGTACAGGGGAGCTTAATGAAGACTACTTCAACAATTTACTAA